A portion of the Tachysurus vachellii isolate PV-2020 chromosome 14, HZAU_Pvac_v1, whole genome shotgun sequence genome contains these proteins:
- the rragcb gene encoding ras-related GTP binding Cb produces MSVQHSGDSLSGSRANLHPHHHHNHPLVLHHHHLPPGPLHHHHQLRKEEDLCKDGFGYGVDEEEEDEEEDSEEDMSPSQDSEKPRILLLGLRRSGKSSIQKVVFHKMPPSETLFLESTNKIYKDDISSSSFVNFQIWDFPGQVDFFDPTFDYEMIFRGTGALIFVIDAQDDYMEALGRLHLTVSRAYRINPNINFEVFVHKVDGLSDDHKIETQRDIHQRANDDLADAGLDRLHLSFYLTSIYDHSIFEAFSKVVQKLIPQLPTLENLLNIFISNSGIEKAFLFDVLSKIYVATDSSPVDMQSYELCCDMIDVVIDVSCIYGLKEDGSGSAYDKDSLAIIKLNNTTVLYLKEVTKFLALVCILREESFEKKGLIDYNFHCLRKAIHEVFELTVVRRNCLDDQLDSPGCSSGGGVKAPVLNGTPRVLM; encoded by the exons atgtcGGTGCAGCACAGCGGAGACAGTTTGTCCGGCTCCAGGGCAaatcttcatcctcatcatcatcataatcatcctcttgttcttcatcatcatcatcttcctcctgGTCCtcttcatcaccaccatcagcTCCGTAAAGAGGAGGATTTGTGTAAGGACGGTTTTGGTTACGGTgtagatgaggaagaggaggatgaagaagaggacAGTGAGGAGGACATGTCTCCTTCACAGGACAGTGAAAAGCCCCGGATCCTGCTGCTGGGGCTCAGACGTAGTGGCAAGTCCTCTATACAGAAG gTGGTCTTCCACAAGATGCCCCCGAGTGAGACGCTGTTCCTGGAGAGCACTAATAAGATCTATAAAGACGacatcagcagcagctcctTTGTGAATTTTCAGATCTGGGATTTCCCAGGACAGGTCGACTTCTTCGACCCCACCTTTGATTACGAGATGATTTTCAGAGGCACCGGAGCACTCATCTTCGTCATCGATGCTCAG GACGACTACATGGAGGCTCTGGGACGTCTGCACCTCACCGTGTCCCGCGCCTACAGAATCAACCCCAACATCAACTTCGAGGTGTTCGTGCACAAGGTGGACGGTCTGTCAGACGACCACaagatagagacacagagagacatcCACCAAAGAGCCAACGACGACCTGGCGGACGCCGGCCTCGACAGGCTGCACCTCAG cttTTACTTGACCAGCATCTACGACCACTCGATTTTTGAGGCGTTCAGTAAAGTGGTGCAGAAGCTGATTCCTCAATTGCCGACACTGGAGAACCTCCTCAACATCTTCATATCG aaCTCTGGGATTGAGAAGGCCTTCCTGTTTGATGTTCTCAGTAAGATCTATGTGGCCACAGACAGTTCTCCTGTGGACATGCAGTCATATGAGCTGTGCTGTGACATGATCGACGTGGTTATCGACGTCTCCTGCATTTACGG actgaaGGAGGATGGCAGTGGCTCTGCGTATGATAAAGACTCCTTGGCCATCATTAAGCTGAACAACACCACTGTGCTCTACCTGAAGGAGGTCACCAAGTTCCTGGCGCTGGTGTGTATTTTGAGAGAGGAGAGTTTCGAAAagaaag GTCTGATAGACTACAATTTCCACTGCCTGAGGAAGGCTATACACGAGGTGTTTGAGTTAACCGTCGTCCGGAGGAACTGTTTAGACGATCAGCTCGATTCTCCCGGCTGCAGCAGCGGAGGCGGAGTTAAAGCTCCGGTGCTCAATGGCACTCCTAGAGTCCTGATGTGA